The genomic region CATATAACCCATTTCTTTCTACAACTATTTTGTGAATAAGTATGCCAATTCAATAAATGATGTATTAACTTGAAATTTATTGAAGCATTGAGAGTTTTATCCACTTTTCTTCATCTTACAGTAGCTGTAATATGACTGTCTCAAACCTCAaagtaaacttttaaaagctgaaatttgCCTTCTAAAATTTCTCATTCAGAATATTCCTGCTGGTGTTTGATACAATGAAGAAACTGCAGCATAGTTACACATTTAAGCACAAACCACAATAAAAGTTACCAAAGATGTTATCTGTCATTAGCTCAGCCAATCAAATAGCctacattaaaaatgatttttttacagATGACCCACATTTGGCAAGTAgggttgaaaatattttttctacaattCTGAAATCTTTTTAACTATTTTCTATCTTTAAATAACATAAGTCTTGTGCTTTTAGATTgtattcagactttttaaaaatcatagtTAGACTCAAATTCTCATTGCTAAAATGTGCTCATAATCTGATTTATCTGGGAGAAGCAAAACAAGGTTTTATCTGCCTATGAGACAGGAATGCATACAGAGATTAAGGACAAGGAAATAGCCTAGTAACATATCCAGGCTAACCATGCAGCTTTGTTGAAGTTGTCAGGAAACGGGAAAACATTTCACCTACCCCTTAAGGAGGTGAACTAGTCagtctgctgcttctaaaagtGGATTCATACTTAATTATTGACGAAGAAATCAATCTGCCTCATAGTACACACGAAAAATTATAATGATGAGTTGAATGTTGCGGCTTCCATTGATAATCTGGGCTTGAACTATTGTGAATGATGGACTTCTTAAACTTTTGTCTGCATTGTCTTGTTAGTTGATCAaataatgtagtttttattaaaaatatgaatacatgTCATCAGGTAAAGCAAAAATGGTGCTGTGTGGAACCTGGAAATTAGAGGATGCTCCCTTATACCAGCGACTTTCCatacttttttccatttggtTTGGTTACAGTTACTTgactttctgtttcatttaggCTAGTTGTGTTGCTTGTTCTGTGTAAAATGAGTCTGCATTGGTTGAGAAATAAGTTGATagagtttaaatatatttcaaaataactaCACTAGGAGCTATCAGCTCTTTCTTTTAAGCAATCATTCCTTTCAACATTTTGAACAAGAACTAACTAGCTAACTGGCTAAATTTCTGACTAAGTGTTACCTCGCGTCCAGCCTCTCCTTGAGGTCCGGTCATACCAGGCATGCCAATGTTACCAGGGGGACCACGGGCTCCAGATGGACCAGCGGGTCCAGGTCTACCAGGCTCTCCCTggaatattataaaacagaaaatgagacaTGGACCAAAACACATGTTGAAGCAGATATGATGCTAATTATCAATTGAAGTATATTCCAGTTTATCACTGGGGCTGTTTAAAGATCCGTGATCCTTtgtttgaacagttttattacatttctgtGCTACTGAGATATAACATGGGATTGATAAGATGGCTTTTTACACTGTCCTTAGGCAGGGGGGTGTCTAGGTACTAACTTGCACTTACCACAGCACCAGCACCACCAGGTGTACCACGATCTCCTCTAGCACCAGGCAGACCAACGAATCCTGTAATTCCCAGAGGGCCAGTGGGTCCAGGAGCACCAGAAAGTCCCTGACAATATGCACAAACACTCATGATTAATCACCATAACAATTTGAGGTGATGTGTAGAGACATTTCATTAAATTCTCATcattttttcttccctctccATATTTCTTTTATGTGATTTTGTAGTACTTACAGCGGGGCCAGACTCTCCGGAGGGTCCCTTCTCTCCAGGAGGACCAGGTGGTCCAACCATTCCTTGCTCACCAGAAGGACCAGCAGGACCAGAGTCACCACGGAGACCACGAGGTCCGTCTTTTCCAGCGTTACCGGAGGGGCCAGGAGGTCCCACAATACCCTGGGGAAAAAGGAGAGAGGAGTACATTGTGTAATGTGTGgcttatttgtgtgtgtgtttggttttatgGAGAATTGCACAATGAAAGTACTCACAGCAGGGCCAGGAGCACCAACTCTGCCAGCAGCACCAGGCAAACCAGTCAGAccctgaacaaaaacacatacagAGGTTAGAAACAGAGGTCTTATAGGTGTGCgtgtgctttttaaataaaaaaaactgaaccaaaCTCAAGGAATTAATACAATATATCTTATCCAGTAAGAGTCTTTAAgctttatgtgtattttttgaaGAAGAGTGTGATATTTATAAAAGCTAAACGTGTGTTATATCCCTCAATTTAGCAGATATCGATGCTGtattacaattattatttgGAATAAGGAGGTACGCcacaaaactgaactgaaaagcGATGATAGAAAGCATGTGTGTGGCAGGTGGATATACAACATATGGTACTGCATTTGAGCTTTTAATCGAGTACTCACTGGAGGACCAGTTTCTCCACGAGCGCCAGGAGGTCCAGCAGAGCCAGCTGGGCCCtagatagcaaaaaaaaaagaaataagaaaaatctcTTCATCTCTTCAAATCTCGCCATACCCTATGACACTATTTGAACTGCAATCGTAACAAGAGTGAGAAAGCGAGATTGTGAGTGTGCTTACAGCAGGTCCAGACTGTCCAGCGGGTCCAGCAGGGCCAGCGGATCCAGACTCTCCCTTTCCCCCGGCAGGTCCACGCTCTCCTCTGGCTCCGGCCTGACCATCAAGACCCTGTGGGAGAACCAAAGGATGTAAACGTCCGGACAAGCTTTTGTGCTTGTTAAGCAAATCTTCAGTATATGCGTTAACCCAAATCTCTTTGTAATTTTAACCTATTAAAGAATCAGGCTTACAGGGGGTCCAGCAAATCCGGGGGATCCGGCAGGTCCAACCTCTCCACGCTCACCCTGTAGATAAGAAGAACTTTGTCAAAAAAGGCTCCCTAAAACCTTGTTTTATGATGACATATGATGTAGTTAAGGTATGTAAATAATAGGAAATCTATCTTACAGAGGGTCCACGAGGTCCAGCAGGGCCAGAGGGTCCAAAGGAACCAACCTCACCCTAGAAGAGACAAAAGACAGAATAAGAATTACTCTAACGCTTAATCAACTACAACATATGCATTAGACTCAATGCCTGTTAATGTGGCCGTCTGAACTCTACAGGGCCACATAAATAGAGTCTTCAAGATAACAGGTGTGTGCttagatattattttaatcaataaagTCAAAGCACTTTTTATCCATATTCTGCCAAATAACattaatgtgaaaagaaaaagtattgtCGAATGCAGACACAGCTtttgcaataatatttttaaagcttattAATGGATTTTTAGCAGTATATTTGGTCAAAACTGGCCCTCTGGGAATATTCCTGATCTTGATGTGGCCCAAAGTGAAAATGAGTCTGACAGTCCTGAATTATACAATCTTTTTATATGAATAGATACCAAGCAGAAAATATGTTCCTTgcatatgttctgtaatataTGTAAATGCTGTATGAGAATATTAAAATATccacgttgttttttttttttaattaacaaaacgaattaaaaataattacagaaatggaagaagaaaaaaaaatatgtatggaCGTTGTTTTATTGAATCATATCCACTGCCATCTTTTGCTAGGTTAGCAGCTGGAATGTTGCTGCAGTTTATAAAACagccaccagatggcagcagTGCGACTGTTGCTTTAAATATAGCAATTTGCTACAggtttaatttggattttaccgcagagaaaagcaaaagattTGAAAACGAAGTACAGATTTGTTCagaattcatatttttacacttCTGTAATCCCAACGGCTTCTCCTGATAGCTTATTGTTGCAAAGCTTTGGTTTAAGAAGTCTACCTTGAGTGTTGGCAGGTAAGTGTTGGCAGGAGTCATTCATagcttacatttatttttgttgatatttgtttgtttggcaGGAATAGTCCTGCGCTGGTGACATTTGCCAAGATTTGTCAGTTATCTATTTCTCACAACTAATACACCAACTGACCTTATCACCGTTGGCTCCAGTGGGTCCAGGAGGGCCAGGAGGTCCAGCAGGGCCCTGGTAGGAGATTAAAGGGGATAGTCAATAAGGGGTACAGGCtccaatattttgtttttaggtgtATCTCAAAAGAACAGGAGAGTTTAACCTACACGAGAGCCATCTCTGCCAGAATTTCCATCAGGGCCTCTGTGTCCGGTCTCTCCCTGAGAATGAAAGCAGTAGTTAGACGGGCTGTAACTTTCAAACAGAATATAGTAAAATATGTGGAtgtggtagattttttttttctcttaaatttaCCTTCTCTCCCTTGCCTCCTGGACCACCAGCTACACCACGCTCACCGGGGATGCCAGCAGATCCTTGATGTCCGGCAGccccagcagctccagcagctcctggcTCTCCCTAGcagcagaaaaggaaaaaaatctgtttatcttccttacatttttttaaaaatcataataggtttttgacaattttttcttcctttggaTTACCTTGCCACCATCAGGTCCAGGGGCTCCAGCTGGTCCACGGGGTCCAATTGGTCCCTGAGCTCCAGAAGCGCCAGCAGCACCTGGGTTACCACGCTCTCCCTGCAGAGTATAGACGCTTATTTAATTTCTGATCTCCTGGTTCTTGTACATGCACGTGAAAGCAAAGTGACCTCACCTTGCCACCAGCTGGTCCAGCGGCTCCCTGCTCTCCTGGGATACCCTAGAGCACCACATCGTTTGGTTAGATTTAGTTAGACTGCACcaatatttgtgtttcatcCGCGAAACTTGTTTTGAGTTCATTTACTTACTCTTTCTCCAGGCTTGCCAGCCTCACCGACAGATCCAGCAGGTCCAGGCAGACCCTACAAACACCAAGTGTCAACACAAGATCCAACAGCGTCAAACAAGAAAATAGTAAATTgagtataatttaaaaacaaaacaaaaaacaatacagaaatTAATATCAAAGTGCTCTTTACTGTCAAATTATTACCTAAAACTCAAACCCTCAGAATATTTCTCACTAACCAGACAAAAATGGTGATGTTGCCCTCAgtgtaaacaacatgaaaatgCTAAAGGTTAACTTGCTAAATCTGGATGGAACTTATAGATTATTGAAGCTATTAAGATCAGGACAGGCCAGTCTTAAGTGGCCGTGAAGAAAGATGTCCATAAACATTCAGTGCTAAGACAATATGTAGCCATCAGAAATGCTTTTATCTCCTTGTATTGCCTCCATTTTGGTAATCAGAGAAGAGAAATGTTCAAACCTGGAAGCCAGGAGCTCCAGCTGGTCCCTGCTCTCCCTTCTCACCAGCACCGCCCTACATCAAGGAGAAAACATTCTTGAAAATGGATGCTAAAATCCTATTTTGCAAGAACGGATATTACAGTAAGCCTTTTATGCAGAGACACTTACAGCAGCTCCCATGGGGCCAGTGGCTCCGTTGTTGCCGTCAGGTCCAGGGGGTCCCTGATAACAGAGATAGCAACTAAGCATACAGCAACACTgaacagctgaaacagaaaTTATGCAAATGTTTATGCTTTCATAACATTATATTCTCTGACATACTCTCAGACCAGTGGGGCCACTAGGTCCCTTCTCTCCAGGTTTGCCCGGCTCTCCCTGAGGGAAAACAGGATTTATAGGTAAGACGGAGCTGAAACAAACGCGTACAATTTGaactgctcttttttttcttcaggtccTGCATAATGCCCACTCACAGAGGGTCCTTTGGGTCCAGGGAAACCAATGTTTCCTGGCTGGCCTCTAGGTCCAGTTGGGCCGGGAGGTCCAGAACGGCCATCTTGTCCAGCAGGACCCTGGAAGATGAAGAAGTGTCACCTCAATCCATTGGAGAAACAGTCATGAGACCAGCAGCAACTCTCTAGAGAGAGTAGAACTAAGGTTTACTCACAGAAGGTCCCTCCTTTCCTGGGGGTCCAGAGCTTCCAGGGCTTCCTGGGAGACcctttagaaaacaaacatggagaagttATGAAGAGTCCACATTTTCAGGGGGACCGCAGAAGCGAATTAGCTTTTGCTATAATCTGGTACAGTGCATCAGTTGatgacatttatgtttgagttgTGCATTGTCCCTTTATAAATCAAGTTCATTGTCACTCTAGGATGGTCTATTCCTCCTCTACAtgaagaaatgattaaaaacactCACTCTGAGACCGGCAGGGCCAGGCTCGCCAGCACGACCGGCATCTCCAGGGGGTCCACGAGGTCCAGCAGCACCAGAAGCACCACGGGCACCAGGCATACCCTGTTGTGGTCAAAACGTGGTCAAAATTAGAAATAGTAGCTCACTGAATGGACAGATGTTTGAGTGTCTTTCGCGTAATGCTCACAATTGGGCCAGTTCTTCCATCGGAACCAGGCAGACCACGGCTTCCGGGAGCACCCTGAGGGTGACACATGGCTATCAGCTACTGAAGctaggtcagaggtcaaacattACCATAACAGATTATGGTAGGACACTTACTCTAGCACCACGGCTGCCAGCAGGCCCATTAGCACCAATCTCACCAGTGGGTCCTCTCTTGCCCTCCTCACCTTGAGTTCCAGGAGGTCCCTGAGGGCCAGCGTTACCCTGAGGGAGGCAGTAATGAAGTTTAGCGTCTTGAAcagatttgctttgcattttgaATAAATCATCTTTTAAACTTACAGGCTCTCCTTTGCCACCAGTGTCTCCCTTGACACCCTGAGGACCAGGATCACCCTAAAACATACAGAGAAATAGAAATGCAATTCAACCAAAGAGAAATTATATGTTATAAGTGTTTTCTTAACATTTACAAGTAAAGCATCTTTTGTGATTAGTGTGCATTGCTAAACAGTAGCATTGTGTCTGCATTTGGACCTGCAAAGCAAAAGGCTTTCTTTTGTAAAACTTGTGCAGTACAAGCACTGCTTCTACTCCATTATTATCGTAGTAGTGCATACGGAAAGTGCTATAAAGGTGTATTAATATATATAcctatattaataaaaaaaagttaagagaTAACATGTTGGAACTTAAGACCAGTCGAAATAAGAAGTCAGAATCAGCGAAAGCTGAGATGTGCGAGGCTGATGTACATGGATGTTATGAAGGAACAGTTGATCCAGTGGATTCATCTTTCCAGAGAGTTTTATACTCACAGAAAGTCCTCTTGGTCCAGCAGCACCCTGAGGTCCCTGAGGTCCAGGTCCTCCTCTTGGTCCGGGGAAACCAGGAGCTCCACCAGAACCGGGGGTTCCCTTTACAGTAGGAAGGGTGACAGGTCAGCATTGGCGTTTGATAAATCTTTCAGAGCCAGAGTTCAACATAATGCCCTCTGTTGGTTTTGACGTCCAACTGATCATCAACAGGAATACAAAAACGGttgagtttgtgtgtgtcagGTGTTACAAAGcgagattattttttaatgcatccAACTTATTGGGTATACATAGACAGAAGCTGACAGGTATGCAACTAAAATCTCTTATATAGGGTGCAGTCCAGCTCAACAACTAAAGGAAGTACACACTTTTCTTTTAGGGACTGTATAGACTGAGTGTATTTGGTGTATAAACCTTTCTACATTCTTAAGGTAGGCGTGAGAACCTACTGCAAAATGATTTCCATGTATGCAAATCATAGAACACACCAAAAACTGATTCAGTAAGAGAGTGGATACTCACAGCAGCTCCCTTGGCTCCATTCAGACCATTAGCACCAGGGTTGCCCTATGGGAAAAGTAgagaaaatttaatttcatttaattatttatgtttatatagcCCCAaattacagtacagaccaaaagtttggacacacctgtgtgtccaaacttttggtctgtactgtacaacTAATCTAACTTATCGAAAGGCAATTTACAAGCAATCTCAGTTAAAATACAGCTCTATAGAATGCAGTGAGTTTCAAATTTAATTCTACTACAATGTGGTCATACAGTTGATTTCAGTCTAATTACATACAGTGCTATGAAAACCTAATTAGCACATGAAGATTATCTAAAAAGTCTAATAAATCTTTAtgatgtttgaatattttcaaatgaaatgtttacacAAGTGCCTGAATCCCCTAACAGTACAATATAATCACATAACATAGATACACTATTCCTCTCTcggttttaaaaattatattaaatattatttctgtaTATCAAGTGAATCATAAAAATCAGTACACAGAAGTACATGTTAGAACATGTACATGCcaaaacaagaattttttttttgaaatataataGAAGTTACCCCTTATTTTCAAAGAGAAACTACAAAACAAGCCTCTTTCCAGTGTTCAATAGTATATCAAGGACTTGGAGTCATCTCCCAGacaaataatagttttaaaaaatatgccagttgactatttctttttttttttacttacaggGGGGCCAATTGGGCCAACAACACCGTTGGATCCGGGCTCTCCTCTAGATCCCTGAGGTCCAGATGGGCCAGTGCCTCCAGCTGCTCCAAGTTCTCCCTGTTAATGAcaacatttgaattatttttcatttattagtGATAGAGAGAAGAATTAAATGTTAGTGTGTGTAAAAGTGTGtgttcaaaaatgtatatattgctaaaaatatacaatatttgtgcttttcatttggagatttagtaaaaaaaaagtaaaagactGCAAGGTATATGTGTGACTATGttgttttctaacttttttgtGACAAGATTTTTGGCTgtttaacaggaagtgacaagACATGCACCTTGGGTCCAGGACCGCCTGGGAAGCCTGGGGGGCCAGCAGCACCCAAAGGACCCTggataaaagaggaagaaggatCATGGTGTAAGGAGTTTTCTGACATCCACAGTGTCTCTCGTTTGTTCCTTTGATTGGAAATAAAGAGGGTTTACTCACAGCTGGGCCAGAAGGTCCAACATTGCCATCAGAACCACGAGAACCAGCAGGACCAGCAGGGCCGGGGCGACCTCTCTCACCGGGCTGACCACGTTGTCCCTGAAGACAGAACATCCAACAGAGTTAGTCAAGACCACAGCTGATGGAAA from Xiphophorus couchianus chromosome 13, X_couchianus-1.0, whole genome shotgun sequence harbors:
- the col1a2 gene encoding collagen alpha-2(I) chain isoform X1 — translated: MLSFVDTRILLLLAVTLYLTSCQSGPRGDKGPRGDRGFPGPNGKDGKPGLPGPAGPPGPPGLGGNFAAQYDGSKAPDPGPGPPGLMGPRGSPGMPGPQGPQGQTGHAGEPGQPGNDGPVGARGPPGPPGKSGEDGNNGRPGKPGDRGAAGPQGARGFPGTPGLPGMKGHRGYTGIDGRKGEPGSAGAKGESGASGSPGSSGLAGQRGQPGERGRPGPAGPAGSRGSDGNVGPSGPAGPLGAAGPPGFPGGPGPKGELGAAGGTGPSGPQGSRGEPGSNGVVGPIGPPGNPGANGLNGAKGAAGTPGSGGAPGFPGPRGGPGPQGPQGAAGPRGLSGDPGPQGVKGDTGGKGEPGNAGPQGPPGTQGEEGKRGPTGEIGANGPAGSRGARGAPGSRGLPGSDGRTGPIGMPGARGASGAAGPRGPPGDAGRAGEPGPAGLRGLPGSPGSSGPPGKEGPSGPAGQDGRSGPPGPTGPRGQPGNIGFPGPKGPSGEPGKPGEKGPSGPTGLRGPPGPDGNNGATGPMGAAGGAGEKGEQGPAGAPGFQGLPGPAGSVGEAGKPGERGIPGEQGAAGPAGGKGERGNPGAAGASGAQGPIGPRGPAGAPGPDGGKGEPGAAGAAGAAGHQGSAGIPGERGVAGGPGGKGEKGETGHRGPDGNSGRDGSRGPAGPPGPPGPTGANGDKGEVGSFGPSGPAGPRGPSGERGEVGPAGSPGFAGPPGLDGQAGARGERGPAGGKGESGSAGPAGPAGQSGPAGPAGSAGPPGARGETGPPGLTGLPGAAGRVGAPGPAGIVGPPGPSGNAGKDGPRGLRGDSGPAGPSGEQGMVGPPGPPGEKGPSGESGPAGLSGAPGPTGPLGITGFVGLPGARGDRGTPGGAGAVGEPGRPGPAGPSGARGPPGNIGMPGMTGPQGEAGREGSPGNDGPPGRPGASGFKGDRGEPGSPGALGLAGAPGPAGPTGAAGRPGNRGEAGPSGPSGPAGPAGARGAPGPSGPRGEKGVAGEKGDRGMKGLRGHPGLQGMPGPSGPPGESGPAGALGHAGPRGPSGPNGPPGKDGRAGTHGPMGPPGSRGPPGYVGPVGPAGSPGLPGPPGPSGGGYDVSGYDEYRADQPALRAKDYEVDATIKSLNTQIDNLLTPEGSRKNPARTCRDIKLSHPDWSSGFYWIDPNQGCINDAIKVFCDFTTRETCIYAHPESIARKNWYRSTDNRKHVWFGETINGGTEFTYNDETLSPQSMATQLAFMRLLSNQASQNITYHCKNSVAYMDGESGNLKKAVVLQGSNDVELRAEGNSRFTFSVLEDGCTTHTGEWSKTVIEYRTNKPTRLPILDIAPLDIGGPDQEFGLDIGPVCFK
- the col1a2 gene encoding collagen alpha-2(I) chain isoform X2; this translates as MLSFVDTRILLLLAVTLYLTSCQSGPRGDKGPRGDRGFPGPNGKDGKPGLPGPAGPPGPPGLGGNFAAQYDGSKAPDPGPGPPGLMGPRGSPGMPGPQGPQGQTGHAGEPGQPGNDGPVGARGPPGPPGKSGEDGNNGRPGKPGDRGAAGPQGARGFPGTPGLPGMKGHRGYTGIDGRKGEPGSAGAKGESGASGSPGSSGLAGQRGQPGERGRPGPAGPAGSRGSDGNVGPSGPAGPLGAAGPPGFPGGPGPKGELGAAGGTGPSGPQGSRGEPGSNGVVGPIGPPGNPGANGLNGAKGAAGTPGSGGAPGFPGPRGGPGPQGPQGAAGPRGLSGDPGPQGVKGDTGGKGEPGNAGPQGPPGTQGEEGKRGPTGEIGANGPAGSRGARGAPGSRGLPGSDGRTGPIGMPGARGASGAAGPRGPPGDAGRAGEPGPAGLRGLPGSPGSSGPPGKEGPSGPAGQDGRSGPPGPTGPRGQPGNIGFPGPKGPSGEPGKPGEKGPSGPTGLRGPPGPDGNNGATGPMGAAGGAGEKGEQGPAGAPGFQGLPGPAGSVGEAGKPGERGIPGEQGAAGPAGGKGEPGAAGAAGAAGHQGSAGIPGERGVAGGPGGKGEKGETGHRGPDGNSGRDGSRGPAGPPGPPGPTGANGDKGEVGSFGPSGPAGPRGPSGERGEVGPAGSPGFAGPPGLDGQAGARGERGPAGGKGESGSAGPAGPAGQSGPAGPAGSAGPPGARGETGPPGLTGLPGAAGRVGAPGPAGIVGPPGPSGNAGKDGPRGLRGDSGPAGPSGEQGMVGPPGPPGEKGPSGESGPAGLSGAPGPTGPLGITGFVGLPGARGDRGTPGGAGAVGEPGRPGPAGPSGARGPPGNIGMPGMTGPQGEAGREGSPGNDGPPGRPGASGFKGDRGEPGSPGALGLAGAPGPAGPTGAAGRPGNRGEAGPSGPSGPAGPAGARGAPGPSGPRGEKGVAGEKGDRGMKGLRGHPGLQGMPGPSGPPGESGPAGALGHAGPRGPSGPNGPPGKDGRAGTHGPMGPPGSRGPPGYVGPVGPAGSPGLPGPPGPSGGGYDVSGYDEYRADQPALRAKDYEVDATIKSLNTQIDNLLTPEGSRKNPARTCRDIKLSHPDWSSGFYWIDPNQGCINDAIKVFCDFTTRETCIYAHPESIARKNWYRSTDNRKHVWFGETINGGTEFTYNDETLSPQSMATQLAFMRLLSNQASQNITYHCKNSVAYMDGESGNLKKAVVLQGSNDVELRAEGNSRFTFSVLEDGCTTHTGEWSKTVIEYRTNKPTRLPILDIAPLDIGGPDQEFGLDIGPVCFK